CATCCTCAAGGTTTTCCATGCCGCCCGCCAGGACGTGGAGATCTTCAACAACCTGTCCGCGATGCCGACGCCGCTGTTCGACACGCAGGTGGCCGGCATGGCCGCCGGCTTCGGTGAGCAGATCGCCTATGACGCTCTCGTCCGGCAAATGCTCAAGATCGAACTCGACAAGTCCAGCCGCTTCACCGATTGGGCGCGGCGGCCCTTGTCGGACAACCAGCTGACCTACGCGATCGCCGACGTCACCCACCTGGCCGAGCTCTATCCGATGCTGCGCAAGCGGCTGGAAGATGAGGGCCGGTTGGCCTGGGTGACTGATGAAATGGCCAGCCTGAACGACCCGGCCAACTACGACGTCGATCCCGAGAACGCCTGGAAGCGCCTGCGCCCGCGTCGGCACACGTCGAAGTATCTTTCGGTCTATCGCGCCGTGGCCGCTTGGCGTGAACGCACGGCTCAGACCCGCGACCAGCCCCGTGGCCGCATCCTGAAGGACGAGGCGATCGACGAGATCGCCACCCAGGCGCCGACTGACGCTGAACAACTGGACCGCCTGCGCTCAGCGCCCAAGGGCTTTTCCGGTTCGCGTTACGGGCCCGAGTTGCTGTCGGCGATCCGCGAGGCGCTCAAGGACCATGAGGCCTACGCCCCGGTGATCGAGCGCGCGCGCCATGCGCCGTCTCCGGCGGCCGGCGCCGTTGTGGAGCTCCTGAAGGTGCTTCTGAAGGCGCGGGCGGAAGAGGCGGGCGTCGCGTCCAAGCTGATCGCGACGGTGTCGGACCTGGAACTCATCGCCAACAGCGACGAGGCGGCGACCGCCGCCTTGACTGGCTGGCGGCGCGAAGCCTTTGGCGAGGACGCTCTCAAGCTGAAGCGCGGGGAGTTGGCCTTGGTGCTGGACGGCGCTCGTGTGCGCGTCGTTGAGGTCCGCCGGGCGCCTAAGGCGTCGACCTGACCGGCTAGTCGCCCAGCGACAGCTTCAGTCGCAGCGCCTGGGCCAACGCCTGGGCGCGCTTCGCGGTTTGCTCGCCGAGCAGCATGTCTCCATGACCCCCGACAGCGATGAGCCGCAGATGCTGGCCATCGATCACAAGGCGCGACTTCGCAAGCACGGCCGGATTTCGGCCTGAAAGGTCGCAGCCCAGCCGCAACGCCGCCCCGAGCGCGCGGGCACGCTGCTGCATCGCCGGCGTCAGGAGGCGGGCGATCGCCTCGGGTTCGGGGACGGCGGCCTGGCTCGTGTGCCGCGCGAAGAGCGCGAGCGCCAGGAAGGCGCGTTCAGGATGGGTCATGCCGGCGAGGGGCGCACGGATCATCTGTTCGAAGGCGATCTCGCCGCGATGGTCGGGGTGAAGGCGCGATCCCATGTCGGCCAAGCGCGCAGCTGCGGCAAGCAGGCGACCATCGCGTTCACCCAAGACCGGATCGACCAGCAGGGGAGGCAAGCGACCGAACAACGGCTTCAGCCAGGCCTCCAGGGCGGGCCCGAGCGTCTGTTGCGGTCCATTGGGGCTCAGGGCCTCAGCCCCGGCGATCAGCGGGTCCAGGGCGCGAATCTCTGGGGCCATCGCCTCGAATAACTGGCCTTCGCGCAGGCCGAACGCCGAGATAACGACCCGCTGGTAGCCCATTCG
This is a stretch of genomic DNA from Phenylobacterium immobile (ATCC 35973). It encodes these proteins:
- the rnd gene encoding ribonuclease D; its protein translation is MTPITTTAELMAFCDKLKGQPFVAVDTEFMRETTYWPKLCLIQAAAPGVEAAIDPLADGIDLEPFLVVLRDPAILKVFHAARQDVEIFNNLSAMPTPLFDTQVAGMAAGFGEQIAYDALVRQMLKIELDKSSRFTDWARRPLSDNQLTYAIADVTHLAELYPMLRKRLEDEGRLAWVTDEMASLNDPANYDVDPENAWKRLRPRRHTSKYLSVYRAVAAWRERTAQTRDQPRGRILKDEAIDEIATQAPTDAEQLDRLRSAPKGFSGSRYGPELLSAIREALKDHEAYAPVIERARHAPSPAAGAVVELLKVLLKARAEEAGVASKLIATVSDLELIANSDEAATAALTGWRREAFGEDALKLKRGELALVLDGARVRVVEVRRAPKAST